In a genomic window of Mucilaginibacter sp. KACC 22063:
- a CDS encoding PorP/SprF family type IX secretion system membrane protein yields MRTIKLVIITFILAIGAEKVMAQQEAMYTQYMFNTLAINPAYAGSRNVTSATALYRSQWVGIKGAPKTATFTMDAPIDDKKIGLGLQVYNDRLGITNTSGGIISYAYRIRMSKGTLALGLQGGVSQYRADFANVDLGSDASPDLAFSNNVNKALLDFGVGVYYSTDKFYLGLSSPQLLNNKLTNLTVEGNNGYTGQDMHLFLATGYVFPVGEDLHLKPSVLIKYVKGAPIEADINGTVWIKDVLGVGAMYRTKADISGLVEFQVSPQIRIGYSYDHSTTKLVSYNSGSHEIMLRYEFGFTKGKIISPRFF; encoded by the coding sequence ATGAGAACTATCAAACTGGTTATAATCACTTTTATTTTGGCTATCGGAGCTGAAAAGGTAATGGCACAGCAGGAGGCTATGTACACGCAATATATGTTTAACACACTTGCCATAAACCCCGCTTATGCAGGCAGCCGTAACGTAACTTCTGCAACGGCTTTATACCGCAGCCAATGGGTCGGTATTAAAGGTGCGCCAAAAACCGCCACCTTTACCATGGACGCCCCTATTGATGACAAGAAGATCGGCCTGGGTTTACAGGTGTACAATGACAGGTTGGGCATCACCAATACATCTGGCGGTATCATCAGTTATGCTTATCGTATCCGGATGAGCAAAGGTACCCTTGCTCTTGGTTTGCAGGGTGGCGTAAGCCAGTACCGTGCTGACTTTGCCAATGTTGATTTAGGATCTGATGCTTCGCCGGATTTAGCGTTCAGCAATAACGTAAACAAAGCCTTGCTTGATTTTGGGGTTGGCGTTTATTATAGTACCGATAAATTTTACCTGGGTTTATCATCGCCTCAATTGCTAAATAACAAACTGACTAACTTAACAGTAGAAGGCAATAACGGCTATACCGGGCAGGATATGCACCTGTTTTTGGCAACAGGGTATGTGTTTCCTGTCGGCGAAGACCTGCACCTTAAACCTTCTGTATTGATTAAGTATGTAAAGGGCGCCCCCATTGAGGCCGATATCAACGGCACCGTATGGATTAAAGATGTGTTAGGCGTCGGGGCAATGTACCGTACCAAAGCAGACATTTCCGGCTTAGTTGAATTCCAGGTGTCGCCACAGATCAGGATTGGTTACTCATACGATCATAGCACTACCAAACTGGTTAGCTACAACTCTGGCAGCCATGAAATTATGTTAAGATACGAGTTTGGCTTTACTAAAGGTAAAATTATATCTCCACGATTTTTTTAA
- a CDS encoding tetratricopeptide repeat-containing sensor histidine kinase — translation MRYFLALIILCSFNAFAQRPATQLARLQHAPDAEKIKLYLNISKAYMQDQPDSAVHYANLGVKLSEQKNDRESLAAFLEQLGLVNALHNHKELARSFFNEALNIFRRLHDVSGIARTYDQLGVLDKDEKDIGRAMQYYRDTRDSSGVIASYEAMGKLNEEKGNFDKAISYYSRALAQYENRKKEPEAYFQLLENIGQLYLKKGDTKTAMHYLEEGISKSRRQASRDTEVHLLNTDGKALEQAHDENKALNTYKQALSEAKKYHEADEQAEALISIAGILKKQDAATSISDLKQALSIAENLKEPKLQARIFAALAGVYRQQKNYNEAIAALEEQHRLVDSLLNADTVKDIAALDSSYALESSREKVGTLEKVNRIEGRELLFGIIALIAVIIALILLWVYLRKVKKLNEELRASNQVKDTLFSVIGHDLKGPAGSAAQLFEMMETEDFTEAEMKGMIAELRKQTTASLELLKALFEWGKAQLQGIKVNPTDFSAKPVVERSITLLSQQAAQKHIDIRDNIPNYVALKADADHFEFIIRNLISNAIKFSYQGGAIEIDAQMPAKKKEIIFSVKDTGIGISKDQQSVFLTSNLKVNFGTNKEKGSGLGLMLTKDFVKANNGRIWLESEEGNGTTFYIAMPSA, via the coding sequence ATGCGTTACTTTCTTGCCCTAATTATTCTCTGCTCGTTTAATGCGTTTGCACAGCGGCCGGCTACACAACTTGCTCGTTTACAGCATGCGCCTGATGCAGAAAAGATAAAACTATATTTAAACATCAGTAAAGCTTACATGCAGGATCAACCCGATTCTGCTGTTCACTATGCTAATCTTGGCGTTAAGCTGTCTGAACAGAAAAACGACCGAGAGAGTCTCGCCGCCTTTCTGGAACAATTAGGTCTTGTTAACGCTTTGCATAACCATAAAGAACTGGCACGAAGCTTTTTCAACGAGGCATTGAATATTTTTCGGCGCCTGCATGATGTATCGGGTATAGCACGTACCTACGACCAGCTTGGCGTGTTGGACAAGGACGAGAAAGACATTGGCCGCGCCATGCAATACTACCGCGATACGCGCGACAGTAGCGGCGTTATTGCATCATACGAGGCTATGGGCAAACTCAACGAAGAGAAGGGAAATTTTGATAAAGCGATCAGTTATTATTCGCGCGCTCTTGCCCAATATGAAAACCGCAAGAAAGAGCCGGAAGCTTATTTTCAGTTACTGGAAAACATCGGTCAGCTGTATCTGAAAAAAGGTGATACTAAAACTGCGATGCATTACCTTGAAGAGGGCATCAGTAAAAGCAGGCGGCAGGCATCGCGCGATACCGAGGTGCATTTGTTAAATACCGATGGTAAGGCGCTCGAGCAGGCTCATGACGAAAACAAAGCCTTAAATACCTATAAGCAAGCTTTAAGCGAAGCCAAAAAATATCACGAAGCTGACGAGCAGGCCGAAGCGCTGATCAGCATTGCCGGTATTTTGAAAAAGCAGGATGCAGCTACCAGTATATCAGATTTAAAACAAGCGCTCAGCATTGCCGAGAACCTCAAAGAGCCAAAATTACAGGCACGCATTTTTGCCGCGTTGGCCGGTGTGTATCGCCAGCAAAAAAACTACAACGAAGCCATAGCCGCTCTGGAAGAACAGCACCGCCTTGTAGATAGCCTGCTCAATGCAGATACAGTAAAAGACATTGCCGCCCTGGATAGCAGCTATGCGTTGGAAAGCTCACGCGAAAAGGTGGGTACACTGGAAAAAGTCAATCGCATTGAAGGGCGTGAGTTGCTATTCGGCATTATTGCCTTAATAGCCGTTATAATTGCACTAATACTATTGTGGGTATACCTGCGAAAGGTCAAAAAGCTGAACGAAGAGCTACGCGCATCAAACCAGGTAAAGGATACATTATTTTCAGTGATCGGCCATGACCTGAAAGGTCCTGCCGGCAGTGCAGCACAGCTTTTTGAAATGATGGAAACTGAAGACTTTACCGAGGCTGAAATGAAGGGCATGATAGCCGAATTGCGCAAGCAAACCACGGCCTCATTAGAATTACTGAAAGCCTTGTTTGAATGGGGCAAAGCGCAGCTGCAAGGCATTAAAGTAAATCCTACTGACTTTAGCGCCAAGCCGGTGGTGGAACGTTCAATAACTTTACTATCGCAACAGGCGGCGCAAAAGCATATTGATATCCGCGACAATATACCCAACTATGTTGCACTTAAAGCAGATGCCGATCATTTTGAATTCATCATTCGTAACTTAATATCAAATGCCATCAAATTTAGCTACCAGGGAGGTGCTATTGAAATAGATGCACAAATGCCGGCCAAGAAAAAAGAGATTATTTTTTCGGTTAAAGATACTGGCATAGGTATAAGCAAAGATCAGCAATCGGTGTTTTTAACCAGCAACCTTAAAGTAAACTTCGGTACTAATAAAGAAAAAGGCAGCGGACTGGGTTTAATGTTAACCAAAGATTTTGTTAAAGCCAATAATGGCCGTATCTGGCTGGAAAGCGAAGAAGGAAACGGTACCACATTTTATATTGCTATGCCGTCTGCTTAG
- a CDS encoding OmpA family protein, producing MLPLFSSAQKKKTDDKLKAARTEYESLRFVSAIRLLQPELKNHPDNVQAQELIANSYRLIKDYDDALLWYARLTKNTPLKPEWALYYAEALANNRQYPQADEWYQTYMKMAEKDSRGKNLTKFYVDIDNFLKNKNEWDISFLNINTPASEYSPVYYQKGLLFASNRKVGGAFKTVFGWDETPFSDLYYVKDLHDIKSLDVEKLRNISSRYATGKKHKAYRINDDDTAPTSNDSRTVGNYNPRFFIDTFGFNKSERLEPKLLEGEINTKYHEGSAAILPNGSIIFTRNNYYKAAYHKSRDGINKLKMFTAIAPEYKDIQPFPYNNDEYSVGHPALNNGGTVMIFASDMPGGYGGTDLYYTKRPSVNMAWEKPVNMGPIVNTPGDELFPTLYDNKTLYFSSNGLPGLGGLDIFKVAVDDWTPLQTPVNLGTPINSSVDDFGLIRSPDGTKGYFTSNREGSDDIYSVNHLDIQIKLHGTVLDSVTNEVVCYNYINVSPTATQAPNSDMLCDFDYLINSDVNYQISVTNDGYSTVRKIISTKGIYHDTTINVVLKIRQLDPLYTQHNPNFNCDAVKRQFTINRIYWDLDKSVVRDDAKPEMSKIIKLMKAHPDLKLVLASYCDSRESKAYNMALSSRRSASAKEYLVNQGIDASRLFTEHFGENNLITNCPDGVNCSEAEHQVNRRTEFFLIKGGKKIVNMNCATLEQLLSNY from the coding sequence TTGTTGCCGCTTTTTTCATCAGCGCAAAAAAAGAAAACAGATGATAAGCTTAAAGCTGCCCGCACAGAATATGAATCTTTAAGGTTTGTATCTGCCATACGTTTGCTGCAGCCCGAACTGAAAAATCACCCGGATAATGTGCAGGCACAGGAACTGATTGCCAACAGTTACCGTTTGATTAAGGACTACGATGATGCTCTTTTGTGGTATGCCCGCTTAACTAAGAATACACCTTTAAAACCCGAATGGGCATTGTACTACGCCGAAGCTTTAGCTAACAACAGGCAATACCCGCAGGCCGATGAATGGTACCAAACCTATATGAAGATGGCTGAAAAAGACAGCCGCGGTAAGAATTTAACTAAGTTCTATGTAGACATCGACAACTTCCTGAAGAATAAAAATGAGTGGGATATCTCTTTCTTAAATATCAATACCCCTGCATCAGAGTACTCACCCGTTTATTACCAGAAAGGCCTTTTGTTTGCCAGCAACCGCAAAGTTGGCGGTGCATTTAAAACAGTTTTCGGTTGGGATGAAACCCCCTTCAGCGATTTGTATTATGTAAAAGATCTGCACGATATTAAATCATTGGACGTTGAGAAATTAAGGAACATATCATCTCGTTACGCAACTGGTAAAAAGCATAAAGCTTACAGAATAAACGATGATGATACCGCCCCTACCAGTAACGATTCGCGTACGGTGGGTAACTATAATCCCCGGTTCTTTATAGACACCTTTGGCTTTAATAAATCAGAACGCCTGGAACCTAAGCTGCTTGAGGGTGAAATCAACACTAAATATCATGAGGGTTCAGCGGCTATATTGCCAAACGGCTCTATTATTTTCACACGCAACAATTATTACAAAGCTGCCTACCACAAAAGCCGCGACGGTATAAACAAACTTAAAATGTTTACAGCCATTGCGCCGGAATATAAAGACATTCAGCCTTTCCCTTATAACAACGACGAATACTCTGTTGGGCATCCGGCATTAAACAACGGCGGTACCGTCATGATATTTGCATCGGACATGCCAGGTGGTTATGGTGGTACAGACCTGTATTATACCAAACGCCCAAGCGTAAATATGGCGTGGGAAAAGCCGGTAAATATGGGGCCTATCGTAAATACACCCGGCGACGAGTTGTTCCCTACCCTTTACGATAACAAAACGCTTTACTTTTCATCAAACGGGCTGCCTGGCTTAGGCGGACTGGATATTTTTAAAGTAGCTGTTGACGATTGGACACCATTGCAAACGCCTGTTAACCTGGGCACGCCTATTAACTCGTCTGTTGATGATTTTGGATTGATCCGCAGTCCTGATGGTACCAAAGGTTATTTTACCAGCAACCGCGAGGGCAGCGACGATATTTATAGTGTAAACCACCTCGACATCCAGATCAAACTGCATGGAACAGTATTAGATTCTGTAACCAACGAAGTAGTTTGCTACAACTATATCAATGTTAGCCCGACAGCGACACAGGCGCCAAACTCAGACATGCTTTGCGATTTTGACTACCTGATTAACAGCGATGTAAACTACCAGATAAGCGTCACCAACGACGGATACAGCACGGTCCGTAAAATCATCAGCACCAAAGGCATTTACCATGATACTACTATTAACGTGGTACTCAAGATCAGGCAGCTTGATCCGCTTTATACGCAACACAATCCAAATTTTAACTGCGATGCGGTTAAACGGCAGTTCACCATTAACAGGATTTATTGGGACTTAGATAAATCGGTTGTACGCGATGATGCCAAGCCGGAAATGAGCAAGATCATAAAGCTGATGAAGGCGCATCCTGATCTGAAACTGGTATTGGCCAGCTATTGCGACAGCCGCGAATCAAAGGCTTATAATATGGCCTTATCTTCAAGGCGTTCTGCATCGGCGAAAGAATACTTGGTTAACCAGGGCATAGATGCTTCAAGATTATTTACAGAACACTTTGGCGAGAATAACCTGATTACAAACTGCCCAGACGGCGTAAACTGTTCTGAAGCTGAGCACCAGGTAAACCGACGTACAGAGTTCTTTTTAATTAAAGGTGGCAAAAAAATAGTGAATATGAATTGCGCTACACTTGAGCAACTGTTATCAAATTATTAA
- a CDS encoding ABC transporter permease: protein MIKNFLKIAFRNMLRHKGYFAINVLGLAIGLSICLMISLFVIDELSYDRYNENADRIYRVNTEIKVNGSGTPSRSTPAPLADKLMKDYPQIEQATRIGGGDNMLVLKGTETFIEPGSFFADANIFNVFSLPLIAGDTKTALAQPNTMVVSASMARKYFNSTDVIGKTLKVNNSEYYKITGVIEDMPAASHLHFNSIRSVVSQAQSRSDFWLNNMYSTYVLVRPGVTRQNLDSFLRTIAAKYAEPQVMSTVHSSFADLEKKGDYFKYKSIPLTEIHLHSNVTNEAEPSGDVRYVYMFILIGIIIIAIACVNFTNLSTARSAGRSKEVGIRKVLGSDRKNLITQFLTESIITSLIALTIALVITMLCLPYFNQIAGKAITFGFVTNIKLLIAVVLVTVVIGFLAGIYPAFYLSAFEPIQVLKGRLSTGFKGSWLRNILVVFQFTAAIVLIVCTLIIYSQLQYIHNKDLGYNREHVVVLKNAYALGDHAQAFKNEVLKIPGVTAGARAGTLPTESANQWNTNALSKDATMNAANLSVLVDWSVDADYINALGIKMASGRNFSPEMATDSNAILINETAARELGLRNPLQEKLFDLDQQRHAFSHQIIGVVKDFNAGSLRDKTLPMVFRLTKYGDSFIFRIQSKDIHSVMTQIENKYHAMDSNMAGQPFLFSFLDEDFNKLYQSEQRTGKLFVTFALLTILIACLGLFGLITYAAEQRNKEIGIRKVLGASVANVTALLSMDFIKLVLVAIVLASPIAWIAMHQWLQGFAYRVSISGWSFLIAAMSAIIIALSTVSFQALKAALANPVNSLRSE from the coding sequence ATGATTAAGAACTTTTTAAAAATTGCATTTAGAAATATGCTGAGGCATAAGGGCTATTTTGCCATTAATGTTTTAGGACTTGCCATCGGGTTATCGATATGCCTGATGATCAGCTTATTTGTTATTGATGAATTAAGTTATGATCGTTATAATGAAAATGCTGACCGCATATACAGAGTTAATACTGAAATAAAAGTTAATGGCAGCGGTACACCATCGCGCAGTACACCGGCTCCACTGGCTGATAAGCTGATGAAAGATTACCCTCAAATTGAGCAAGCCACCCGCATTGGCGGCGGAGATAATATGCTTGTTTTAAAAGGTACAGAAACTTTTATTGAGCCTGGTTCTTTTTTTGCAGACGCTAATATATTTAATGTTTTTTCATTACCTCTGATTGCCGGTGATACCAAAACAGCATTAGCGCAACCCAATACGATGGTTGTTTCTGCCTCAATGGCACGTAAATACTTTAATTCAACTGATGTAATAGGAAAAACACTTAAAGTAAACAATTCGGAGTATTATAAAATTACCGGTGTAATAGAAGATATGCCTGCGGCATCACACTTACATTTTAATTCAATAAGATCAGTAGTCAGTCAAGCGCAAAGCCGGTCGGATTTTTGGCTTAACAACATGTATTCTACCTATGTACTTGTGCGACCGGGTGTGACGCGACAAAACCTGGATAGTTTTTTGCGAACCATTGCCGCAAAATATGCTGAACCCCAGGTAATGAGCACCGTGCATAGTTCATTTGCAGATCTTGAGAAAAAAGGGGATTATTTTAAATACAAATCAATTCCTTTAACAGAAATCCACCTGCACTCTAATGTTACCAATGAAGCAGAGCCATCAGGCGATGTACGCTATGTATATATGTTTATTTTAATAGGGATAATCATTATAGCCATTGCATGTGTTAATTTTACCAACCTGTCTACAGCACGCTCGGCAGGGCGTTCAAAAGAGGTTGGCATACGAAAAGTTTTAGGTTCGGATCGTAAAAACCTGATCACACAGTTTCTGACAGAATCTATCATAACCAGTTTAATCGCATTAACTATCGCCTTGGTAATAACAATGCTGTGCCTGCCTTACTTTAACCAAATTGCCGGTAAAGCCATTACTTTTGGCTTTGTAACTAACATTAAATTATTGATTGCAGTTGTATTGGTTACCGTTGTTATTGGTTTTTTAGCAGGCATATATCCAGCCTTCTATTTATCTGCATTTGAACCGATACAGGTTTTAAAAGGGCGGCTTTCTACAGGATTTAAAGGTAGCTGGCTAAGAAATATCCTTGTTGTTTTTCAGTTTACAGCGGCAATAGTTTTAATTGTATGTACACTGATTATTTATAGCCAGCTTCAATATATCCATAATAAGGATTTGGGTTATAACAGAGAGCATGTTGTTGTACTTAAAAACGCTTATGCATTAGGTGACCATGCACAGGCATTTAAAAATGAAGTACTAAAGATACCGGGAGTAACAGCAGGGGCGCGTGCCGGTACCTTGCCTACTGAATCAGCTAATCAGTGGAATACCAATGCGCTTTCTAAAGATGCGACCATGAATGCGGCAAACTTGTCTGTGCTGGTAGATTGGTCTGTTGATGCTGATTATATTAATGCCTTGGGAATAAAGATGGCATCAGGAAGAAATTTTTCTCCGGAGATGGCAACCGATTCAAATGCTATATTGATTAACGAGACAGCTGCACGTGAATTAGGATTAAGAAATCCACTTCAGGAAAAATTATTTGATCTCGATCAGCAACGTCATGCTTTTTCACATCAAATCATAGGGGTTGTTAAAGATTTTAATGCAGGTTCGCTTCGTGATAAAACATTGCCGATGGTTTTCAGGCTAACTAAATATGGCGATAGTTTTATATTTCGCATACAGTCCAAAGATATCCATTCAGTTATGACGCAGATCGAAAATAAATACCATGCAATGGACAGCAATATGGCCGGTCAGCCGTTCTTGTTTTCTTTTCTCGACGAAGATTTTAATAAATTATATCAATCAGAGCAGCGTACAGGCAAGCTGTTTGTTACGTTTGCTTTATTAACTATCTTAATTGCTTGTTTGGGCTTGTTTGGATTAATAACCTATGCTGCAGAACAGCGAAATAAAGAAATTGGTATCCGTAAAGTTCTTGGAGCCTCTGTTGCCAATGTAACGGCATTATTATCAATGGATTTTATTAAGCTTGTGCTCGTTGCAATTGTTTTGGCGAGTCCAATTGCATGGATAGCCATGCACCAGTGGTTGCAAGGGTTTGCTTACCGGGTGTCTATCAGTGGCTGGTCATTCTTAATTGCTGCGATGTCTGCTATTATCATTGCCTTATCAACAGTCAGCTTTCAGGCTTTAAAAGCAGCACTTGCTAACCCGGTTAACAGTTTAAGAAGCGAATAA